From the genome of Xiphophorus hellerii strain 12219 chromosome 11, Xiphophorus_hellerii-4.1, whole genome shotgun sequence, one region includes:
- the mthfs gene encoding 5-formyltetrahydrofolate cyclo-ligase, with the protein MCLLIFNLLNCTPSCRSLNQLPQHMRTEDFPERMSLIESMAVLRASKQALRKDLKGRLAALSAEEKQRQSLVLSRKLLEHPKYISSQRVAVFLNMDDEVRTEEIIRDIFKRGKSCFIPRYLSSSSHMDMLKINSLQDLEKLPLTSWNIRQPSDDCKSREEALSSGGLDLMLMPGLGFDLNGGRLGRGKGFYDTYLRRCSEHPIGKPYTIALAFKEQLCQKVPVGSSDVLIDEVLYEEQ; encoded by the coding sequence ATGTGCCTgttaatatttaacttgctgAATTGCACACCAAGCTGTAGATCTCTAAATCAGCTCCCGCAGCACATGAGGACAGAGGATTTTCCTGAGCGCATGTCCCTGATAGAGAGCATGGCTGTGCTGAGAGCGTCCAAACAAGCCCTGAGGAAAGATCTGAAGGGTCGGCTTGCTGCGCTTAGCGCCGAGGAGAAGCAGCGACAGTCCCTGGTGCTTTCACGCAAGCTGTTGGAACATCCCAAGTACATCTCCTCACAGCGAgttgcagtgtttctcaataTGGATGATGAAGTGCGCACTGAGGAAATAATCAGAGACATCTTCAAGCGGGGCAAAAGCTGCTTCATACCCAGATATCTGAGCAGTAGCTCCCATATGGATATGCTGAAGATCAACAGTCTGCAGGACTTGGAGAAGTTGCCTCTGACATCCTGGAATATCCGGCAGCCATCAGATGACTGCAAAAGCAGAGAGGAAGCATTGTCTTCAGGAGGGCTGGATCTCATGTTGATGCCAGGCCTGGGCTTTGACCTCAACGGAGGACGTCTTGGGCGAGGAAAGGGCTTCTACGACACTTATTTGAGACGCTGCAGCGAACACCCTATAGGGAAGCCTTACACCATCGCCCTGGCTTTCAAAGAGCAGCTCTGTCAAAAGGTTCCTGTGGGCTCCAGTGATGTCTTGATAGACGAAGTCCTATATGAGGAGCAGTAA